A single genomic interval of Streptomyces sp. NBC_00663 harbors:
- a CDS encoding DUF202 domain-containing protein, with protein sequence MSAAVTDAGRDPGLQPERTRLAWRRTTLSGTVSAVLAVKTALHGGLSAVGVVACALCTVLWLGFLLLAHRRIRVLAADTSPSALTPRHATAAALCTVAVAVCGAALVF encoded by the coding sequence GTGAGCGCGGCGGTCACCGACGCCGGACGCGATCCGGGGCTCCAGCCGGAGCGCACGCGGCTCGCGTGGCGTCGTACGACGCTGTCCGGCACCGTCTCCGCCGTCCTCGCCGTGAAGACCGCGCTGCACGGCGGGCTGTCCGCGGTCGGCGTCGTGGCGTGCGCCCTGTGCACCGTGCTGTGGCTGGGCTTCCTGCTGCTCGCGCACCGGCGCATCCGCGTGCTCGCCGCGGACACGAGCCCGTCGGCGCTCACGCCGCGGCACGCCACGGCCGCGGCGCTGTGCACGGTGGCGGTGGCGGTGTGCGGGGCGGCGTTGGTCTTCTAG
- a CDS encoding YidH family protein → MIEFARNVRLWFAPEEIREEGGTPDYRFSLANERTFLAWLRTALALIGGGFAVDQFLPDLRWGWRVGLALALLGAGVLCSLRAVNHWMRCERAMRRGEDLPVSRFPALLSVVVAVVALAMVFVVLVGWEG, encoded by the coding sequence GTGATCGAATTCGCACGGAACGTCCGGCTCTGGTTCGCGCCCGAGGAGATCCGGGAGGAAGGCGGTACGCCCGACTACCGGTTCTCGCTCGCCAACGAGCGCACCTTCCTCGCCTGGCTGCGCACCGCGCTCGCGCTGATCGGCGGGGGCTTCGCCGTGGACCAGTTCCTGCCGGACCTGCGCTGGGGCTGGCGGGTCGGGCTGGCACTCGCGCTGCTCGGCGCCGGTGTGCTGTGCTCCCTGCGGGCGGTCAATCACTGGATGCGGTGCGAACGGGCGATGCGCCGGGGCGAGGATCTGCCGGTGTCACGGTTCCCGGCGCTGCTGAGCGTGGTCGTCGCGGTCGTCGCCCTCGCGATGGTCTTCGTCGTGCTCGTCGGGTGGGAGGGGTGA
- a CDS encoding NUDIX hydrolase, producing MSAADEILDIVDEHDQVVGQSPRGEAYARGLRHRCVFIQARDAQGRLFVHRRTPTKLVFPSLYDMWVGGVVGAGESYDDAALREAEEELGVAGLPRPAFLFKFLYDDGAGQTWWSAVYEVRCELPVSPQVEEVAWHDFLTEDEVERRLTEWEWVPDGVDAYARLREHRKGS from the coding sequence ATGAGCGCTGCTGACGAGATCCTCGACATCGTCGACGAGCACGACCAGGTCGTCGGACAGTCCCCGCGCGGTGAGGCCTACGCCCGTGGCCTGCGGCACCGCTGCGTCTTCATCCAGGCGCGGGACGCGCAAGGCCGGCTCTTCGTGCACCGTCGCACCCCGACCAAGCTGGTCTTCCCGTCCCTGTACGACATGTGGGTCGGCGGGGTGGTAGGCGCGGGTGAGTCCTACGACGACGCGGCGCTGCGCGAGGCCGAGGAGGAGCTGGGGGTCGCCGGACTGCCGAGGCCGGCCTTTCTCTTCAAGTTCCTGTACGACGACGGGGCCGGGCAGACCTGGTGGTCGGCGGTGTACGAGGTGCGCTGCGAGCTGCCGGTCAGTCCGCAGGTCGAGGAGGTCGCCTGGCACGACTTCCTGACCGAGGACGAGGTGGAGCGGCGGCTGACGGAGTGGGAGTGGGTGCCGGACGGGGTGGACGCGTACGCACGGCTCAGGGAGCACCGGAAGGGGAGCTGA
- a CDS encoding DMT family transporter, with amino-acid sequence MSVLVLVLAVSAACCLGIGFVLQQNAAQRAPLNDFLSPRLLLDLVRVPRWLGGIGLMVVGMVLGAIALGQGEISLVEPLLATNLLFAMALSRHQTKQSLGRQGWAGLLLLAGGVTAFIVAGEPRGGSAVADPFRHWLIIGAMIGFALLLTTYAKRSRLSSGPALLAVAAGLLYGVQDALTRVTGQRFSEGGLMEVLTGWQPYAVLALGVTGLVLVQSAFETASLRMSLPALTAAQPLAGIICGVGFLGDRLRTDTGALAWEAAGLAAVVVGIMLLGLHPAMPSGAAEAVRARRLQPN; translated from the coding sequence GTGTCGGTTCTGGTCTTGGTTCTCGCCGTGAGCGCGGCCTGCTGCTTGGGCATCGGCTTCGTCCTCCAGCAGAACGCGGCCCAGCGTGCGCCCCTGAACGACTTCCTCTCGCCCCGGCTGCTCCTCGACCTGGTGCGGGTACCGCGCTGGCTCGGCGGCATCGGACTGATGGTGGTCGGCATGGTCCTCGGCGCGATCGCGCTGGGACAGGGCGAGATCTCCCTGGTGGAGCCGCTGCTGGCGACCAACCTCCTGTTCGCGATGGCCCTCTCCCGGCACCAGACCAAGCAGTCCCTCGGCCGCCAGGGCTGGGCGGGGCTGCTGCTGCTCGCGGGCGGGGTGACGGCGTTCATCGTGGCGGGCGAGCCGCGCGGCGGCTCCGCCGTGGCCGACCCCTTCCGCCACTGGCTGATCATCGGCGCCATGATCGGGTTCGCGCTGCTGCTGACGACGTACGCCAAGCGCTCGCGCCTCAGCTCGGGCCCGGCCCTGCTGGCCGTCGCGGCCGGACTCCTCTACGGCGTCCAGGACGCCCTCACCCGCGTCACCGGCCAGCGCTTCTCCGAGGGCGGCCTCATGGAGGTCCTCACCGGCTGGCAGCCGTACGCCGTCCTCGCGCTCGGCGTGACCGGTCTGGTCCTCGTCCAGAGCGCCTTCGAGACGGCCTCCCTCCGTATGTCCCTGCCCGCCCTGACCGCCGCCCAGCCCCTCGCCGGCATCATCTGCGGCGTCGGCTTCCTCGGCGACCGGCTCCGCACCGACACGGGGGCACTGGCGTGGGAGGCGGCGGGGCTCGCGGCGGTCGTGGTGGGCATCATGCTGCTCGGGCTGCACCCGGCCATGCCGAGCGGGGCGGCGGAGGCGGTTCGGGCGCGCAGGCTTCAGCCGAACTGA
- a CDS encoding APC family permease, producing MTTSRASAGDGISTYKGQERALRADRLGTGGLLLSVLAATAPLMVVAGVMPTTFAVMGIVGQPLLFVVLGVILILFSVGYAEMSRHVHNAGAFYAYISRGLGGTAGASAALVALVAYNALQVGIYGIFGFEVSGLFATYADLEIAWWIPALAAVAAVGALGWLKIDVNAKVLGVLLVIEVALVVIFDIAAVADPAKEGLSLHAFNPDTLTGAGVGTALCFCIAAFLGFEQAPVYAEETSRPHVLVPRVMFLAVGGVAVFFALSSWALTVATGPSAIVGESQQQSAGLLFGLTESRLGGTFTDVLHVLFVTGMFAAMVSFHNVVARYAFAMGREGLLPRAFGRTTDSSGAPGTGSLLQTAVSALVVIAFAVADDKPTGDPTEPVLHLFTWGGNIGALGVILLMAAASFSVVVFFARRGAAGAQAWRLVTSAVAGTALLVIAGYTVKDFDVLVGAGPGSSLSWLLPGIIGAAVLVGLAQGLYLRSRSPEAHARIGLGNEAFQLEKAASS from the coding sequence ATGACCACGAGCAGAGCCAGCGCCGGCGACGGCATCAGTACCTACAAGGGCCAGGAGCGGGCCCTGCGCGCCGACCGCCTGGGCACCGGCGGCCTGCTCCTCTCCGTCCTCGCCGCGACCGCCCCCCTCATGGTCGTCGCGGGTGTCATGCCCACCACATTCGCGGTGATGGGCATCGTCGGCCAGCCGCTGCTCTTCGTCGTCCTCGGCGTGATCCTCATCCTCTTCAGCGTCGGCTACGCCGAGATGAGCCGGCACGTCCACAACGCGGGCGCCTTCTACGCGTACATCTCCCGCGGCCTCGGCGGCACCGCCGGCGCGAGCGCGGCCCTGGTCGCCCTGGTCGCCTACAACGCCCTCCAGGTCGGCATCTACGGCATCTTCGGCTTCGAGGTCTCCGGCCTCTTCGCCACCTACGCCGACCTGGAGATCGCCTGGTGGATACCGGCGCTCGCGGCGGTGGCCGCCGTCGGCGCGCTGGGCTGGCTGAAGATCGACGTCAACGCGAAGGTGCTCGGCGTCCTGCTGGTCATCGAGGTCGCCCTGGTCGTCATCTTCGACATCGCCGCCGTCGCCGACCCCGCCAAGGAGGGCCTGTCCCTGCACGCCTTCAACCCGGACACCCTCACCGGCGCGGGCGTCGGCACCGCGCTCTGCTTCTGCATCGCCGCCTTCCTCGGCTTCGAGCAGGCGCCCGTGTACGCCGAGGAGACCAGCCGCCCGCACGTCCTGGTGCCGCGCGTGATGTTCCTCGCGGTCGGCGGGGTCGCCGTCTTCTTCGCGCTCAGCAGCTGGGCCCTCACCGTCGCCACCGGCCCCTCCGCGATCGTCGGCGAGTCCCAGCAACAGAGCGCCGGACTCCTCTTCGGCCTCACCGAGTCCCGCCTCGGCGGCACCTTCACCGACGTCCTGCACGTGCTCTTCGTGACCGGCATGTTCGCGGCCATGGTCAGCTTCCACAACGTCGTCGCCCGCTACGCCTTCGCCATGGGCCGCGAGGGCCTGCTGCCGCGCGCCTTCGGCCGTACGACGGATTCGAGCGGCGCACCCGGCACGGGTTCGCTCCTCCAGACCGCCGTCTCCGCGCTGGTCGTGATCGCCTTCGCGGTCGCCGACGACAAGCCGACTGGCGACCCGACCGAGCCCGTCCTGCATCTGTTCACCTGGGGCGGCAACATCGGCGCCCTCGGCGTGATCCTGCTGATGGCCGCGGCCTCCTTCTCGGTCGTCGTCTTCTTCGCCCGCCGCGGCGCCGCCGGCGCCCAGGCCTGGCGGCTGGTCACCTCCGCCGTCGCGGGCACCGCCCTCCTCGTCATCGCCGGCTACACGGTCAAGGACTTCGACGTCCTGGTCGGCGCGGGCCCCGGCTCGTCCCTGAGCTGGCTCCTGCCCGGCATCATCGGCGCGGCCGTGCTCGTCGGCCTCGCCCAGGGCCTGTACCTGCGCTCCCGCTCACCGGAGGCCCACGCCCGCATCGGCCTGGGCAACGAGGCGTTCCAGCTGGAGAAGGCGGCGTCGTCGTAA
- a CDS encoding molybdopterin-dependent oxidoreductase encodes MNPEQPEATGRPIGRRVLLGTLGLGAVGVVTAPTLQRGLEAFLGSAADKDPTGLTGLLPNGGGFRYYSVASSVPHKNAANYRLRIDGLVDRPATYTLNDLRALPQTRMVKDVQCVTGWRVPDTPFEGVRLSHLLDTAGVRAEGTAIRFSCFDGTYTESLTLDQARRADVLVALRMQDKDIGHSHGGPVRLYVAPMYFYKSAKWLSGITVTKDVEPGYWEGRGYDVDAWVGRSNGRDDDPTS; translated from the coding sequence GTGAATCCGGAACAACCCGAGGCGACAGGCAGGCCCATCGGCCGCCGCGTCCTCCTCGGCACCCTCGGCCTGGGCGCCGTCGGCGTGGTCACCGCGCCCACCCTGCAACGCGGTCTGGAGGCCTTCCTCGGCAGCGCCGCGGACAAGGACCCCACCGGCCTCACCGGACTGCTCCCCAACGGCGGCGGCTTCCGCTACTACTCGGTCGCCTCCTCCGTCCCCCACAAGAACGCCGCGAACTACCGCCTGAGAATCGACGGCCTCGTCGACCGCCCGGCCACCTACACCCTCAACGACCTGCGCGCGCTGCCCCAGACCCGGATGGTCAAGGACGTCCAGTGCGTCACCGGCTGGCGGGTCCCGGACACCCCGTTCGAGGGCGTACGCCTCTCGCACCTGCTCGACACCGCCGGCGTCCGGGCCGAGGGCACCGCCATCCGCTTCTCCTGCTTCGACGGCACCTACACCGAGAGCCTCACCCTCGACCAGGCCCGCCGCGCCGACGTCCTGGTCGCCCTGCGCATGCAGGACAAGGACATCGGCCACTCCCACGGCGGCCCGGTCCGCCTCTATGTGGCCCCCATGTACTTCTACAAGTCCGCCAAGTGGCTCTCCGGCATCACCGTCACCAAGGACGTGGAGCCCGGCTACTGGGAGGGGCGCGGCTACGACGTCGACGCCTGGGTGGGCCGTTCGAACGGGCGGGACGATGACCCTACGAGCTGA
- a CDS encoding cytochrome b/b6 domain-containing protein: protein MTLRADAPPATRIRRFGRAQRWVHRTTAALMGVCVATAACLYIPQFAELVGRRELVVRIHEWAGLALPVPVLAGLASRAFRADLGFLNRFGPHDRRWLHAALHRDKRPSSRPAGKFNAGQKIYASWIAGATLVMLGTGLLMWFTHLTPIQWRTSATFVHDWLALTIGIVLAGHIGMALGDPEARRGLRTGLVSKEWAEREHSLWRH, encoded by the coding sequence ATGACCCTACGAGCTGACGCCCCGCCCGCGACGAGGATCCGCCGCTTCGGACGCGCGCAACGCTGGGTCCACCGCACGACGGCCGCCCTGATGGGCGTCTGCGTGGCCACGGCTGCCTGTCTCTACATCCCCCAGTTCGCCGAACTCGTCGGCCGCCGCGAACTGGTGGTCCGTATCCACGAGTGGGCGGGCCTCGCCCTGCCCGTGCCGGTGCTCGCGGGCCTCGCCTCCCGCGCCTTCCGTGCCGACCTCGGCTTCCTCAACCGCTTCGGCCCGCACGACCGCCGCTGGCTCCACGCCGCCCTGCACCGCGACAAGCGCCCCTCCTCACGCCCCGCGGGCAAGTTCAACGCCGGGCAGAAGATCTACGCCTCCTGGATCGCCGGCGCCACCCTGGTCATGCTCGGCACGGGCCTGCTGATGTGGTTCACCCACCTCACCCCGATCCAGTGGCGCACCAGCGCGACCTTCGTCCACGACTGGCTGGCCCTGACCATCGGCATCGTCCTCGCGGGCCACATCGGCATGGCCCTCGGCGACCCGGAGGCCCGCCGCGGCCTGCGCACGGGCCTGGTCAGCAAGGAGTGGGCCGAGCGAGAGCACTCCCTGTGGCGCCACTGA